Proteins encoded together in one Gammaproteobacteria bacterium window:
- a CDS encoding alpha/beta hydrolase codes for MLETIEIQSGNEADAAVIWLHGLGADGNDFAPIVSQLGLKDLNRIRFVFPHAPKQPVTLNNGFVMRAWYDIKTPMLLEQQDESGIQQSQAAVLQLIEKEKASGIDSTRIILAGFSQGGAIALHTGIRFSEPLGGIMVLSSYLPLADTAATQAHEANHQTSIFMAHGSYDPVVPIQAGDMSQQQLQSMGYPVQWHTYPMEHSVCLEEIEEIGLWINACLG; via the coding sequence ATGTTGGAAACCATTGAAATCCAATCCGGTAATGAGGCCGATGCCGCCGTGATCTGGTTACACGGCCTGGGCGCCGACGGTAATGATTTTGCCCCGATTGTGTCACAGCTGGGTCTTAAGGACTTAAACCGGATTCGATTTGTATTTCCCCACGCCCCTAAGCAGCCGGTAACCCTAAACAATGGATTTGTCATGCGAGCCTGGTATGACATAAAGACCCCTATGCTATTGGAGCAACAGGACGAATCCGGTATTCAACAATCCCAGGCAGCGGTGTTACAGCTGATTGAAAAAGAAAAGGCTTCCGGCATAGATAGCACCCGCATTATCCTGGCGGGATTTTCCCAGGGGGGCGCTATTGCCCTGCACACCGGCATACGCTTTTCCGAACCCTTGGGAGGCATCATGGTATTGTCCAGCTACTTACCCCTGGCTGATACGGCAGCAACACAAGCCCATGAAGCCAACCACCAAACGTCCATCTTTATGGCTCACGGCAGTTATGACCCGGTGGTACCGATCCAAGCCGGGGATATGTCACAGCAACAATTGCAGTCCATGGGTTACCCGGTACAATGGCACACCTATCCAATGGAACACAGTGTTTGCCTGGAAGAAATTGAGGAAATTGGCCTTTGGATTAATGCGTGTTTAGGCTAG
- the lysA gene encoding diaminopimelate decarboxylase: protein MDHFQYKNGVLHAEDVDLNEIARQVGTPCYVYSRATLERHWHAFDDVFKGVDHLLCYAVKANSTLALLNLFARKGSGFDIVSGGELHRVVKAGGDPSKVVFSGVGKSADEMRQALEAGIHCFNVESIPELELLNQVAGGMSKKAPVSLRINPDVDAKTHPYISTGLKENKFGIEFGEAMNAYAQAAKMPHVNVVGVDCHIGSQLSAIAPFVDALKRLLALIDELNQAGIQLQHVDVGGGLGITYKDEIPPQPAEYAQAIRGELQGRGLNIVLEPGRAIVGNAGVLLTQTHYLKMGKHKNFAIVDAAMNDLLRPSLYGAWQDIVPVNPRKGEGSEYDVVGPICETGDFLGKNRQLNLQAGDLLAVRSAGAYGFTMSSNYNTRPRAAEVMVDGASTHIIRERENLDDLLRGEHLLP, encoded by the coding sequence ATGGATCATTTTCAGTATAAGAACGGCGTATTGCACGCCGAAGATGTGGACTTAAATGAGATAGCCCGGCAAGTGGGTACTCCGTGTTATGTATACTCCCGCGCCACGCTGGAACGGCATTGGCATGCCTTTGATGACGTGTTTAAGGGCGTAGACCATTTGCTTTGCTATGCCGTAAAAGCCAATTCCACTCTGGCCTTGTTGAACCTGTTTGCGCGTAAAGGATCCGGTTTTGATATTGTCTCCGGTGGTGAGCTGCATCGGGTTGTTAAGGCCGGGGGGGATCCGAGTAAAGTGGTTTTCTCCGGAGTAGGTAAATCTGCCGATGAAATGCGTCAGGCCTTGGAAGCGGGTATTCACTGCTTTAACGTAGAGTCCATTCCTGAACTGGAGTTGCTTAATCAAGTGGCAGGAGGCATGAGTAAAAAAGCGCCTGTCTCTTTGCGTATCAATCCGGATGTGGATGCCAAAACCCATCCATACATTTCCACCGGCCTGAAGGAGAATAAATTCGGCATTGAATTTGGTGAAGCCATGAACGCTTATGCCCAGGCAGCCAAAATGCCGCATGTGAATGTTGTGGGTGTGGACTGCCACATTGGTTCACAACTGAGTGCCATCGCCCCCTTTGTGGACGCCCTGAAACGCTTGTTGGCTTTAATTGATGAACTCAATCAAGCCGGTATCCAGCTGCAACATGTGGACGTGGGTGGCGGTCTGGGAATTACTTATAAGGACGAAATTCCGCCACAACCTGCCGAATATGCTCAAGCCATTCGCGGTGAGTTGCAAGGGCGCGGCCTAAACATCGTCTTGGAACCGGGTCGGGCCATTGTGGGAAATGCCGGTGTTTTGTTGACTCAAACCCACTATTTGAAAATGGGAAAGCACAAGAATTTCGCCATTGTCGACGCGGCCATGAATGATTTGTTGCGTCCGTCTCTTTACGGCGCCTGGCAGGACATCGTGCCGGTCAATCCACGAAAAGGCGAGGGCAGCGAGTATGATGTGGTGGGGCCGATTTGTGAAACCGGTGATTTTCTCGGTAAAAACCGTCAACTCAATTTGCAAGCCGGGGATTTGCTGGCGGTTCGATCCGCCGGGGCTTATGGCTTTACCATGAGCTCCAACTACAATACCCGGCCTCGGGCTGCAGAAGTTATGGTGGACGGAGCCAGTACGCACATTATACGCGAACGGGAAAACCTGGATGATCTACTACGGGGCGAACATTTACTGCCCTAA